From Pseudanabaena sp. PCC 6802, one genomic window encodes:
- a CDS encoding lysophospholipid acyltransferase family protein translates to MARDREPRVSLLLYHLFKWSVVSPVLHVCFRGRIYGAENVPKTGAIVVVSNHASDFDPPIVSNCVGRPVAFMAKEELFAIPVLSQAISLYGAYPVKRGSGDRGAIRAAIASLENGWATGVFLQGTRTADGRISDPKLGAALIAAKTNAPLLPVSLWGTQAILPKGAKFPHCYPVTIRIGQVIPPPENSDRATLEALTAKCAAEINALHDLGR, encoded by the coding sequence ATGGCTAGAGATCGCGAACCCAGAGTCAGTTTACTGCTATATCACCTGTTCAAGTGGTCGGTGGTCAGTCCCGTCCTGCATGTATGCTTTCGCGGTCGCATCTATGGTGCGGAAAATGTACCAAAAACTGGCGCGATCGTAGTCGTTAGCAACCATGCTAGCGATTTCGATCCCCCCATTGTTTCTAACTGCGTAGGACGACCCGTGGCATTTATGGCAAAGGAAGAGTTGTTTGCCATACCCGTACTCAGTCAGGCAATTAGTTTGTACGGAGCCTATCCTGTCAAGCGGGGATCTGGCGATCGCGGTGCGATTCGAGCTGCGATCGCGTCGCTAGAGAATGGATGGGCGACAGGGGTATTTTTACAGGGGACGCGGACTGCGGACGGACGCATCAGCGATCCCAAGCTAGGTGCGGCTTTAATTGCCGCTAAAACTAATGCGCCACTGTTACCAGTGAGTTTATGGGGCACTCAAGCCATCTTGCCCAAAGGCGCTAAGTTTCCCCATTGCTACCCTGTAACCATTAGGATTGGGCAGGTTATTCCACCGCCGGAAAATAGCGATCGCGCTACCCTGGAAGCCCTAACCGCAAAATGCGCGGCTGAGATTAACGCGCTCCACGATCTGGGTCGCTGA
- a CDS encoding CAAD domain-containing protein: protein MNANDEVSNSPEAKVEQEPKAPTTSPETVEADQATTAPVAIETEGTEASASATPSAEPGASASEQIAQQAKDFANKLLKQLQTSFSGEQKPFVLIGVIVLASIPLVILATKVLNFIDSLPLLEPVLKLVGLGYTIWFVYRYLIFAKSRQELVDSVKGFKSKILGDS, encoded by the coding sequence ATGAATGCAAACGATGAAGTATCGAATAGCCCTGAAGCTAAGGTGGAGCAGGAACCCAAGGCTCCTACTACTTCACCTGAAACAGTAGAGGCTGACCAGGCCACAACTGCACCAGTAGCTATTGAAACTGAAGGGACGGAAGCCAGTGCATCTGCTACTCCGTCGGCGGAGCCAGGTGCTAGTGCCTCCGAGCAAATTGCCCAACAAGCTAAAGACTTTGCCAATAAGTTACTCAAACAGTTGCAAACTAGCTTTAGTGGCGAACAAAAGCCCTTTGTGCTGATTGGGGTAATTGTATTAGCCTCTATTCCCTTAGTTATTCTGGCTACCAAAGTTCTCAACTTTATCGACAGTCTGCCTTTATTAGAGCCAGTACTGAAGTTGGTGGGACTTGGCTACACGATCTGGTTTGTGTACCGCTACCTAATTTTTGCCAAGAGTCGTCAGGAGTTGGTAGACAGTGTAAAGGGATTTAAGTCAAAAATCCTCGGCGATAGTTAG
- a CDS encoding NF041680 family putative transposase — MISLDKLEQFRKYTYEIIGNGRDALFDLMDAVLTSRSVSSFVELSLSPLFRREWSSIYEALQDSHPPREDLMKQYIQQMPAAEVTILAGDHTAWSRPYAVTLQERTYEHQPQPGVGSKPVTVGQGYSTIAWIPESEGSFALPLRHERITSFENPIQKAASQLRLVCAEIPGTVLFLGDGEYGCAPFLQQTADIPCIKLLRLRPNRVLYHAPKDYEGHGRPHKHGEKFSLKDSDTWSIPQADITIAEPKLGRLQIRRWPNLHLKQAADHPFTLILVERLDMPESKPLWLIWVAKDEPILSEVWQKYLRRFAIEHWYRLVRQRLHWTIPQLSTPAQMETWSDLMPLLTWQLWLARELVQDSPLPWQKPMTKLSPGRVANAFALVLVRIGSPSPDPKPRGKSPGWPLGKKRTQRIRYPTVKKRYAKPLKKASAATA, encoded by the coding sequence ATGATTAGTTTGGATAAACTTGAGCAATTTCGCAAGTACACGTACGAAATTATAGGGAACGGGAGAGATGCGCTGTTCGACTTGATGGATGCGGTACTGACGAGTCGGAGTGTTTCATCGTTTGTGGAACTTTCGTTAAGCCCATTATTTCGGAGGGAGTGGTCGAGTATCTATGAAGCACTGCAAGATAGTCATCCTCCACGTGAAGACTTGATGAAGCAATACATACAGCAAATGCCGGCAGCAGAGGTGACGATATTGGCGGGCGACCATACAGCCTGGTCGCGTCCCTATGCGGTGACATTACAAGAACGCACCTACGAACATCAACCTCAACCGGGAGTAGGAAGCAAACCTGTTACGGTGGGGCAAGGATACAGCACAATTGCCTGGATTCCAGAGTCAGAAGGGAGTTTTGCCTTACCGTTGCGGCATGAGCGGATCACCAGTTTCGAGAACCCGATTCAGAAAGCCGCTAGTCAGTTACGCTTGGTTTGTGCGGAAATTCCTGGGACTGTGCTTTTCCTGGGGGATGGCGAGTATGGGTGCGCACCATTTTTGCAGCAAACAGCAGACATCCCGTGTATCAAGCTGCTCAGGCTACGCCCCAACCGGGTTCTGTATCATGCCCCAAAGGATTACGAGGGGCATGGGCGACCCCATAAGCATGGAGAGAAATTTAGCCTCAAAGACTCTGACACTTGGTCTATTCCCCAAGCAGACATCACAATTGCAGAGCCTAAACTGGGACGATTGCAAATTCGTCGATGGCCAAACCTGCACTTAAAGCAAGCCGCAGACCATCCCTTTACACTCATTCTGGTCGAACGTCTTGATATGCCTGAATCGAAACCCCTGTGGTTGATTTGGGTCGCTAAAGACGAGCCAATCTTGAGTGAGGTATGGCAAAAATATCTGCGCAGATTTGCCATTGAGCATTGGTATCGCTTGGTGCGTCAACGTCTCCATTGGACAATCCCTCAGCTTTCTACCCCTGCTCAGATGGAGACTTGGTCGGACTTGATGCCTTTACTTACTTGGCAATTGTGGCTCGCTCGTGAACTTGTCCAAGACTCTCCTCTGCCTTGGCAGAAACCGATGACTAAATTGTCTCCTGGTCGAGTTGCAAATGCTTTTGCTTTAGTTTTGGTCAGGATTGGCTCTCCTTCCCCTGACCCTAAACCTCGCGGTAAGTCTCCAGGTTGGCCTCTTGGGAAAAAACGAACCCAACGGATTCGTTATCCTACTGTCAAAAAACGCTATGCCAAGCCCCTCAAAAAAGCTTCCGCTGCAACTGCTTAG
- a CDS encoding helix-turn-helix domain-containing protein encodes MNTDTDLESPLMRLRTLRRITQRELADALNVSVTTIKNWESGRSVPTLSIGQFKTLMKTLRIKNIEELPDSFAPQPIEDPPDDD; translated from the coding sequence ATGAATACAGATACAGATCTAGAGTCACCACTTATGAGACTGAGAACCCTAAGAAGAATTACGCAGCGCGAGTTAGCCGACGCTTTAAATGTTTCGGTCACAACGATCAAAAACTGGGAGTCAGGGCGCTCTGTGCCTACTCTATCGATCGGCCAATTCAAAACTTTGATGAAAACACTGCGCATCAAAAACATTGAGGAACTCCCCGATAGCTTCGCACCTCAGCCTATTGAAGATCCGCCAGATGATGATTGA